In one Streptomyces marincola genomic region, the following are encoded:
- a CDS encoding MFS transporter has protein sequence MPTEATGAPTTLGASNSPFPDNDQGKSSQLRMNLALFAIGLATFAMLFSTQALLPDIATAYGVTPDRASWTVSATTIGLALAVLPLSTLSERFGRRRTMTVSVAVAVALAMVIPFAPDLSTLTALRAAQGMAIAGIPASAVAYLSEELPPRATVGAVGLFIAGNSVGGMSGRVLTGWVAEGFGWRAALGAVAVLGLLAAVAFRVLLPRSRNFTPASLRPRLVLRSVRDHLARPLLLRLYAIGLLLMTAFSAVYTVVGFRLVEEPFGLSAGLAGSVFVIYLVGTGTSSVTGPALERMGRRGSLYVAIGTVTAGLLLSLADQLAAVLAGLVLITAGFFFGHAVASGSVSRTATHGKAQASALYQIAYYLGASLGGTLGAMIYHRAAWPGLVAFALVALSATAAITLYATRRAVNERRALATAA, from the coding sequence ATGCCCACCGAAGCAACAGGGGCTCCCACCACCCTGGGGGCCTCCAACTCGCCTTTTCCGGACAACGACCAAGGCAAGTCTTCGCAACTGCGCATGAACCTGGCGCTGTTCGCCATCGGCCTCGCCACCTTCGCGATGCTGTTCTCCACGCAGGCCCTGCTCCCCGACATCGCGACGGCCTACGGCGTCACGCCCGACCGGGCGAGCTGGACGGTCTCCGCGACCACGATCGGCCTCGCCCTCGCGGTGCTGCCGTTGAGCACGCTCTCCGAACGCTTCGGTCGGCGGCGGACGATGACGGTCTCGGTCGCCGTCGCCGTGGCCCTGGCGATGGTCATCCCGTTCGCGCCCGACCTGTCCACGCTGACGGCCCTGCGTGCCGCGCAGGGCATGGCCATCGCGGGCATACCGGCCTCCGCGGTCGCCTACCTATCCGAGGAACTGCCGCCGCGCGCCACCGTGGGCGCCGTCGGGCTGTTCATCGCGGGGAACAGCGTGGGCGGCATGTCCGGCCGCGTGCTGACCGGCTGGGTCGCGGAGGGCTTCGGCTGGCGAGCCGCGCTGGGCGCGGTCGCCGTGCTCGGCCTGCTGGCGGCCGTCGCCTTCCGGGTGCTGCTGCCGCGCTCGCGCAACTTCACCCCCGCGTCCCTGCGCCCGCGCCTCGTGCTGCGCTCGGTGCGCGACCACCTGGCCAGGCCGCTGCTGCTGCGGCTCTACGCGATCGGGCTGCTGCTGATGACCGCGTTCAGCGCCGTCTACACCGTGGTCGGCTTCCGGCTGGTCGAGGAGCCGTTCGGCCTGTCGGCGGGGCTCGCCGGCTCCGTCTTCGTGATCTACCTGGTGGGTACGGGCACCTCGTCGGTGACCGGTCCCGCGCTGGAACGGATGGGGCGGCGCGGTTCGCTGTACGTCGCGATCGGCACGGTGACCGCCGGTCTGCTGCTGAGCCTGGCCGACCAGCTGGCCGCCGTACTTGCGGGTCTTGTGCTGATCACGGCCGGCTTCTTCTTCGGGCACGCCGTGGCCTCCGGCTCGGTGAGCCGGACCGCGACGCACGGGAAGGCGCAGGCTTCCGCGCTGTACCAGATCGCGTACTACCTGGGGGCGAGCCTGGGCGGAACCCTCGGCGCCATGATCTACCACCGCGCGGCCTGGCCAGGACTGGTCGCCTTCGCCCTGGTCGCGCTGTCGGCGACGGCCGCCATCACGCTGTACGCGACGCGCCGGGCGGTGAACGAACGCCGGGCACTTGCCACGGCCGCCTGA
- a CDS encoding LysR family transcriptional regulator translates to MSSPRNEIDFSVTSATSAASGGPMAAPPVADLAPESWAALLAPRLAQFAGVARQEHITQAARDLSVPQPTLSRAMARLETDLGVALLARRGRTVALTPAGRAFAASVERALAEIERAVEAVRTDADPAAGKVAFGFLHTMGPETVPALIREFREDHPRVRFALVQSYGEDMIERMRAGELDLCLTSPVPDAPDLVTRRLDEQRLLLVVPADHRLAGRRRVRLAEAADEAFVTLEPGYGLRRLTDALCEQAGFRPRVAFEGEEPETLRGLVAAGLGVALLPPPTVARPGVRELSVTAPRAVREIGVAWMAGRPDTRPVGDFKRFLLGRRGRLAGPPPGQDEP, encoded by the coding sequence ATGTCATCTCCGCGCAACGAAATCGACTTCTCCGTAACGTCCGCCACGTCTGCTGCGTCCGGCGGTCCCATGGCCGCCCCGCCGGTCGCCGACCTCGCGCCGGAGTCCTGGGCCGCGCTCCTCGCCCCCCGGCTGGCCCAGTTCGCGGGGGTGGCCCGCCAGGAGCACATCACGCAGGCAGCGAGGGACCTGTCCGTTCCGCAGCCCACGCTCAGCCGCGCCATGGCCAGGCTGGAGACCGACCTCGGCGTCGCGCTGCTCGCCCGCCGCGGCCGTACGGTCGCCCTCACGCCCGCGGGCCGCGCGTTCGCCGCGTCGGTCGAACGGGCCCTGGCCGAGATCGAGCGCGCCGTCGAGGCGGTCCGCACGGACGCCGACCCGGCCGCCGGCAAGGTCGCGTTCGGCTTCCTGCACACCATGGGCCCGGAAACGGTGCCCGCGCTGATCCGCGAGTTCCGCGAGGACCACCCGCGGGTCAGGTTCGCGCTCGTCCAGAGCTACGGCGAGGACATGATCGAGCGCATGCGGGCCGGCGAACTCGACCTGTGCCTGACCTCGCCGGTGCCCGACGCGCCCGACCTGGTCACCCGGCGGCTCGACGAGCAGCGGCTGCTGCTCGTCGTGCCGGCCGACCACCGGCTCGCCGGCCGCCGCCGGGTGCGGCTCGCGGAGGCGGCGGACGAGGCGTTCGTCACCCTCGAACCCGGCTACGGACTCCGCCGGCTCACCGACGCGCTGTGCGAGCAGGCCGGGTTCAGGCCGCGGGTCGCGTTCGAGGGCGAGGAGCCCGAGACGCTGCGCGGCCTGGTCGCCGCCGGCCTCGGGGTCGCGCTGCTGCCGCCGCCGACCGTCGCCAGGCCGGGCGTCAGGGAACTGTCCGTCACCGCGCCGCGTGCCGTCCGGGAGATCGGAGTCGCGTGGATGGCGGGCCGGCCGGACACGCGTCCGGTCGGGGACTTCAAGCGTTTCCTGCTCGGCCGCCGCGGGCGCCTCGCCGGACCGCCGCCGGGCCAGGACGAGCCGTGA
- a CDS encoding adenosine deaminase — protein sequence MTSTTQTPPSPEQIKRAPKVLLHDHLDGGLRPATVAELAREQGYDRLPETDPERLGAWFRAAADSGSLERYLETFTHTVGVMQSAAALTRVAAECVADLAADGVVYAEIRYAPEQHLAGGLSLEDVVEAVNEGFREGERRAAADGRRIRVGALLTAMRHAARALEIAELANRYRDLGVVGFDIAGAEAGFPPTRHLDAFEFLKRENNHFTIHAGEAFGLPSIWQALQWCGADRLGHGVRIIDDIEVGEDGSVTLGRLAAYVRDKRVPLELCPTSNLQTGAAASYAEHPIGLLRRLHFRATVNTDNRLMSGTSMSAEFTHLVRTFHYTLADLQWFTVNAMKSAFIPFDERLAMINEVIKPGYAALRSEWLFKQRG from the coding sequence GTGACCTCGACGACGCAGACACCACCGAGCCCGGAACAGATCAAACGCGCGCCCAAGGTACTGCTCCACGATCACCTCGACGGCGGGCTGCGGCCCGCGACCGTCGCCGAACTCGCCCGCGAACAGGGCTACGACCGGCTGCCGGAGACCGACCCGGAACGCCTCGGGGCGTGGTTCAGGGCGGCGGCGGACTCGGGCTCGCTGGAACGCTACCTGGAGACGTTCACCCACACCGTCGGCGTGATGCAGTCCGCCGCCGCGCTCACGCGCGTGGCCGCGGAATGCGTGGCCGACCTGGCCGCGGACGGCGTCGTCTACGCCGAGATCCGCTACGCGCCCGAGCAGCACCTGGCCGGCGGGCTGAGCCTTGAGGACGTCGTCGAGGCCGTCAACGAGGGCTTCCGCGAGGGCGAACGGCGCGCCGCCGCCGACGGTCGGCGCATCCGCGTCGGCGCGCTGCTCACGGCGATGCGGCACGCCGCCCGCGCCCTGGAGATCGCGGAACTGGCCAACCGCTACCGCGACCTGGGCGTCGTGGGCTTCGACATCGCCGGAGCCGAGGCCGGGTTCCCGCCCACCCGGCACCTGGACGCGTTCGAGTTCCTGAAGCGGGAGAACAACCACTTCACCATCCACGCGGGCGAGGCGTTCGGGCTGCCGTCGATCTGGCAGGCGCTCCAGTGGTGCGGTGCCGACCGGCTCGGGCACGGCGTGCGCATCATCGACGACATCGAGGTGGGCGAGGACGGCTCGGTCACCCTCGGGCGCCTGGCGGCGTACGTGCGCGACAAGCGCGTCCCGCTCGAACTGTGCCCGACGTCCAATCTCCAGACGGGCGCCGCCGCCTCCTACGCCGAGCACCCCATCGGGCTGCTGCGCCGCCTGCACTTCAGGGCCACGGTCAACACGGACAACCGCCTGATGAGCGGTACCAGCATGAGCGCCGAATTCACCCATCTGGTGCGCACGTTCCACTACACGCTGGCCGACCTCCAGTGGTTCACGGTCAATGCGATGAAATCCGCGTTCATTCCTTTCGATGAACGTCTGGCGATGATCAATGAGGTGATCAAGCCGGGGTACGCCGCGCTACGCTCCGAATGGCTGTTCAAGCAACGCGGTTGA
- a CDS encoding ATP-binding protein: MKSLGVVALGAALTAAGAGAASAAAVTDTVGKTAGKVATTLPALDEAAGSLPRDTGDVVGTGKDLLSGKSDTLPALTDTLSHTRDASSVSELTEPALDLLGGMPVDPTEQLGLPTGQVLDGVKLAM; encoded by the coding sequence ATGAAGAGTCTCGGAGTCGTCGCGCTCGGCGCCGCCCTCACCGCCGCCGGAGCGGGTGCCGCCTCCGCCGCGGCGGTCACCGACACGGTCGGCAAGACGGCGGGCAAGGTGGCCACGACCCTGCCGGCGCTCGACGAGGCGGCGGGGTCGCTGCCCCGGGACACCGGGGACGTGGTCGGTACCGGCAAGGACCTGCTGTCGGGCAAGTCCGACACCCTGCCCGCGCTGACCGACACGCTGTCGCACACGCGGGACGCCTCCAGCGTGAGCGAGCTGACCGAGCCCGCGCTCGACCTGCTCGGCGGGATGCCCGTCGACCCCACCGAGCAGCTCGGCCTGCCGACGGGCCAGGTGCTCGACGGTGTGAAGCTCGCCATGTGA
- a CDS encoding VanZ family protein, whose protein sequence is MQQQQAGSPGPGAGPRLRTAALVLLAAHLLCVAWLSLRPLEVLWVAPANVEPFATISAGVDGGFREALRTIGGGMLPLAPLGVLLPLLGRNLGGARFTSLTRTTFAGGMISLALEYGQSLVPSRVADVDAVILNSFGIVVVHQLAYGCLRDLVLGRTRPSLRRPAARRLAARPPAATERHLRRTHRSSSVRPRVWTAPGGTERDRTALPTHG, encoded by the coding sequence GTGCAGCAACAACAAGCGGGCTCCCCGGGCCCCGGCGCCGGTCCGCGCCTGCGGACCGCGGCTCTCGTTCTCCTGGCCGCGCACCTGCTGTGCGTCGCCTGGCTCTCCCTGCGCCCGCTCGAAGTGCTGTGGGTGGCCCCGGCCAACGTCGAGCCGTTCGCCACCATCAGCGCCGGCGTGGACGGCGGGTTCCGGGAGGCCCTGCGCACCATCGGCGGCGGAATGCTGCCTCTCGCTCCGCTCGGCGTGCTGCTGCCACTGCTCGGGCGCAACCTCGGGGGCGCCAGGTTCACGTCCCTGACCCGCACGACGTTCGCCGGCGGGATGATCTCCCTGGCTCTCGAATACGGCCAGTCGCTCGTTCCCAGCCGCGTGGCGGACGTGGACGCGGTGATCCTCAACTCCTTCGGCATCGTCGTCGTCCACCAACTGGCCTACGGCTGCCTGCGCGACCTCGTGCTGGGGCGCACGCGCCCCTCACTCCGGCGCCCGGCGGCGCGACGCCTCGCGGCGCGGCCTCCGGCCGCCACCGAACGGCACCTGCGCCGCACGCACAGGTCGTCGTCGGTGCGGCCCCGGGTGTGGACGGCGCCGGGCGGGACGGAACGCGACCGCACGGCCCTGCCGACGCACGGCTGA
- a CDS encoding sensor histidine kinase, with translation MTDAREGRVRGWLRALLRLTSLRLRLVTVFALVALVAAVSVSGIAYWLNRDAVLTRAQNTALRDFRKTLADQATTLAERPMCDDLHGMAAGVAENALDYQVVLVDEIADGRICQAESDPARFRLDMVPAQLIEAVHERREGSAEYHLYWQRVSLGGEPFLVGGTRVIGGGPTGYMLASLAPEEDDLTSLSWSLGIATGLAVLGSILLAQAAATMVLRPVQRLSDAAQRLGEGKLDTRLEVRGADELAELTRTFNSSAASLEQRMQDLSARESASRQFVADMSHELRTPMTAITAMTEVLEDEVDNLDPMIAPAVQLVVSETRRLNDLVENLMEVTRFDAGTARMVLDDVDIADQVTACIDARAWLDAVHLDAPRGIIARLDPRRLDVILANLIGNALKHGGSPVRVTVREEETPAEGQQVLIEVADEGPGIPEAVLPHVFDRFYKASASRPRSDGSGLGLSIALENAHLHGGDIAVRNAPDGGAVFTLRLPREAKLPEREAAVAERNGGGSQAPEGEAR, from the coding sequence CCGGGTGCGCGGCTGGCTGCGCGCGCTGCTGCGCCTGACCAGTCTGCGGCTGCGCCTGGTGACGGTGTTCGCGCTGGTCGCGCTGGTCGCGGCCGTCTCGGTCTCCGGCATCGCCTACTGGCTGAACCGGGACGCGGTCCTCACCCGCGCGCAGAACACCGCGCTGCGCGACTTCCGGAAGACGCTGGCCGACCAGGCGACCACGCTCGCCGAACGCCCGATGTGCGACGACCTGCACGGCATGGCCGCGGGGGTGGCGGAGAACGCGCTCGACTACCAGGTGGTGCTCGTCGACGAGATCGCGGACGGGCGGATATGCCAGGCCGAGTCGGACCCCGCGCGGTTCCGCCTGGACATGGTGCCCGCCCAGTTGATCGAGGCGGTGCACGAACGGCGCGAGGGCTCGGCCGAGTACCACTTGTACTGGCAACGCGTCTCCCTCGGCGGCGAGCCCTTCCTCGTCGGCGGCACCCGCGTGATCGGCGGCGGGCCCACCGGCTACATGCTGGCCTCGCTCGCGCCCGAGGAGGACGACCTCACGTCCCTCTCCTGGTCGCTCGGCATCGCCACCGGGCTCGCCGTCCTCGGCTCGATCCTGCTCGCGCAGGCCGCCGCCACCATGGTGCTCCGCCCGGTCCAGCGCCTGAGCGACGCCGCGCAGCGCCTGGGCGAGGGCAAGCTCGACACCCGGCTCGAAGTACGCGGTGCCGACGAACTGGCCGAGCTGACCAGGACGTTCAACAGCAGTGCCGCCTCGCTGGAACAGCGCATGCAGGACCTCAGCGCCCGCGAGTCCGCCAGCCGCCAGTTCGTGGCCGACATGTCGCACGAACTGCGCACGCCGATGACCGCCATCACCGCGATGACGGAGGTCCTGGAGGACGAGGTCGACAACCTCGACCCGATGATCGCACCGGCCGTCCAGCTCGTCGTCAGCGAGACCCGGCGGCTGAACGACCTGGTGGAGAACCTGATGGAGGTCACCAGGTTCGACGCGGGCACCGCCCGCATGGTGCTCGACGACGTCGACATCGCCGACCAGGTCACCGCGTGCATCGACGCCCGCGCCTGGCTCGACGCCGTGCACCTCGACGCGCCCCGCGGCATCATCGCCCGGCTCGACCCCAGACGGCTCGACGTGATCCTCGCCAACCTCATCGGGAACGCGCTCAAGCACGGCGGCTCGCCGGTGCGCGTCACCGTGCGCGAGGAGGAGACGCCCGCCGAGGGTCAACAGGTGCTGATCGAGGTCGCGGACGAGGGGCCCGGCATCCCCGAGGCGGTACTCCCGCACGTGTTCGACCGTTTCTACAAGGCCAGCGCGTCCCGCCCGCGCTCCGACGGCAGCGGCCTCGGCCTGTCCATCGCCCTGGAGAACGCGCACCTGCACGGCGGCGACATCGCCGTGCGCAACGCGCCGGACGGCGGCGCGGTGTTCACGCTGCGGCTGCCCCGCGAGGCGAAGCTGCCGGAACGGGAGGCGGCCGTCGCGGAGCGGAACGGCGGCGGTTCCCAAGCACCGGAAGGAGAAGCGCGGTGA